One part of the Sphingobacterium sp. LZ7M1 genome encodes these proteins:
- a CDS encoding HAD family hydrolase, with translation MQKRVNFVVTDLDDTIWDWLNMWHNSFSPYLNRISAEFNLDITELKNDFKQLHQKYGTTEASFIIDDLKQLNELHLKKIYEETNAGKSIIHEYYSNKKNNLLLFEDTLKTLSSIKSSGAMIIGFTESHSFYTKYRLKTLNIDGLIDCIYAPVDAELPDSVKKYYPEGYWEPQRTEFRYLSREVKKPNSEILEIILKDFNAKKENTIYIGDKLARDIFMAKEAGITSVYAHYGDKTDGAEYDLLREVTHWSNEDVEREIKFKADFKGKTIIPDVVLDKTIKELMDSFEFYSFDRRDKHDNIKSTVEVWKKVVDVQQHFNDLELRIRNYALTLFTAIVAGIGLLEKEKIQLSLIGLDIPASTLLGFAGILTLVAFWYMDRYWYHKLLLGAVKQGQYIETMHAGVLPELGLTTAIGKSSPQKISCGKKILLTIHSSSKYWIFYGLLFTPLIILTVALFFGHQLRPKESISKKNHIPSIIEKKRDSTSSLIVKESITK, from the coding sequence ATGCAAAAGCGTGTAAACTTTGTTGTAACAGATTTAGATGATACCATTTGGGATTGGCTTAATATGTGGCATAATTCGTTTAGCCCATATTTAAATCGCATTAGTGCCGAGTTTAATTTAGACATTACAGAACTCAAGAATGACTTTAAACAACTTCATCAAAAGTATGGCACTACTGAAGCATCATTTATTATTGATGATTTAAAACAATTGAACGAACTTCATCTAAAGAAAATTTATGAAGAGACAAATGCTGGAAAAAGCATTATTCATGAATATTATTCCAATAAAAAAAATAATCTGTTATTATTTGAAGACACGCTTAAAACATTAAGTAGTATAAAAAGTTCTGGAGCAATGATTATCGGGTTTACGGAGTCCCATTCCTTCTATACAAAATATCGACTGAAAACGTTGAACATTGACGGATTGATTGACTGTATTTATGCGCCTGTCGATGCGGAATTACCTGATTCAGTAAAGAAATATTACCCAGAAGGCTATTGGGAACCTCAAAGAACTGAATTCAGGTATTTATCAAGAGAAGTAAAGAAGCCTAATTCAGAAATTTTAGAAATTATACTTAAAGATTTTAATGCTAAAAAGGAAAACACAATTTATATTGGAGATAAACTTGCCAGAGATATCTTTATGGCAAAGGAAGCTGGGATCACGAGTGTATATGCCCACTATGGAGATAAGACAGATGGTGCAGAATACGATTTGCTTAGAGAAGTTACTCACTGGTCTAATGAAGATGTTGAAAGGGAGATAAAGTTTAAAGCGGATTTTAAAGGTAAAACAATTATTCCAGATGTCGTTTTAGATAAGACAATAAAAGAATTAATGGATTCTTTTGAATTTTATTCTTTTGATCGGCGAGATAAACATGATAATATTAAGAGTACTGTTGAGGTTTGGAAGAAAGTGGTGGATGTTCAACAGCATTTCAACGATTTAGAATTAAGAATAAGAAACTACGCTTTAACTTTATTTACTGCAATTGTGGCAGGAATTGGCCTATTGGAAAAGGAAAAAATCCAATTAAGCTTAATAGGTTTGGACATTCCCGCCTCTACTTTACTAGGTTTTGCTGGTATCTTAACTTTGGTGGCGTTTTGGTATATGGATAGATACTGGTATCACAAACTATTATTGGGAGCAGTCAAACAAGGACAATATATAGAAACAATGCATGCCGGCGTACTACCAGAATTAGGTTTGACAACAGCTATTGGCAAATCAAGTCCACAAAAAATATCCTGTGGAAAGAAAATTTTGTTAACTATACATTCATCTAGTAAATATTGGATTTTTTATGGTTTACTGTTCACGCCTTTGATCATTCTAACAGTTGCTTTATTTTTTGGACACCAGTTAAGGCCCAAAGAGAGTATCTCGAAAAAGAATCACATACCTTCGATAATTGAAAAGAAGAGGGATTCAACCTCCAGTCTTATTGTAAAAGAATCTATTACCAAATAA
- the purD gene encoding phosphoribosylamine--glycine ligase: MNILIIGSGGRESAFAYKISQSPKLSKLFIAPGNAGTGQYGENVPLKVTDFEGIADFALKNQVQMIVVGPEEPLVKGIHDFFLSREDLKDIAIVGPQQEGAQLEGSKDFSKEFMIRHNIPTAAFKSFNKENLEEGLAYLDTQNLPIVLKADGLAQGKGVLIIDNYEEAKTELKAMINDAKFGAASDVVVVEEFLKGIELSVFVLTDGNDYKVLPSAKDYKRIGEGDTGLNTGGMGSVSPVPFADQAFLDKVESRIIKPTVDGLKKDNIPYKGFIFIGLMNVDGEPFVIEYNVRMGDPETESVLVRIESDLVDLLEGVANEDLATRSYTVTNKTAATVMIVSGGYPGNYETCKLITNIENVKESIVFHAGTKLDGQNVLTAGGRVLAVTALEDDLFSALQQATADAGRIFFQGKYFRTDIGFDLI, translated from the coding sequence ATGAATATTCTGATCATCGGCTCTGGAGGTAGAGAGTCTGCCTTTGCCTATAAAATCTCGCAAAGCCCTAAACTAAGCAAATTATTTATCGCTCCTGGAAACGCAGGAACTGGACAGTACGGTGAAAATGTACCTCTAAAAGTGACCGACTTTGAAGGAATCGCTGATTTTGCTTTGAAAAACCAAGTGCAAATGATCGTGGTAGGTCCAGAAGAACCATTGGTGAAAGGTATTCATGACTTCTTCCTTTCTAGGGAAGACCTAAAAGATATTGCCATTGTCGGCCCGCAACAAGAAGGCGCCCAGTTGGAAGGATCCAAGGATTTCTCCAAGGAATTTATGATCCGCCACAATATCCCAACCGCTGCTTTCAAATCCTTCAATAAAGAAAACCTAGAAGAAGGCTTGGCATACCTAGATACCCAAAATCTTCCTATCGTTTTAAAGGCTGATGGATTGGCGCAAGGAAAAGGCGTATTGATCATCGATAATTACGAAGAAGCGAAAACGGAACTGAAGGCCATGATCAATGATGCTAAATTCGGTGCCGCTAGTGATGTCGTGGTCGTAGAAGAATTCTTGAAAGGTATAGAACTTTCAGTTTTCGTATTGACCGACGGGAATGATTATAAGGTATTGCCTTCCGCAAAAGATTACAAACGTATCGGCGAAGGGGATACAGGATTAAATACAGGCGGTATGGGTTCGGTATCACCGGTTCCTTTTGCAGATCAGGCATTTTTGGACAAGGTAGAGAGCCGCATCATCAAACCTACCGTAGATGGACTGAAAAAGGATAACATACCTTACAAGGGCTTTATCTTTATCGGACTGATGAATGTAGACGGGGAACCGTTTGTAATTGAATACAACGTGCGTATGGGCGATCCTGAAACAGAATCGGTATTGGTTCGTATCGAATCTGACCTCGTTGACCTATTGGAAGGTGTAGCCAATGAAGACCTGGCAACGCGCTCTTATACCGTAACCAATAAAACTGCAGCAACCGTAATGATTGTTTCCGGTGGTTATCCAGGAAATTACGAAACTTGCAAGCTGATCACAAACATCGAAAACGTGAAAGAATCCATCGTATTCCATGCCGGAACTAAACTTGATGGTCAGAATGTACTGACTGCCGGAGGTAGGGTTCTAGCCGTTACTGCACTAGAAGATGACCTATTCTCCGCTTTGCAACAGGCAACCGCTGACGCTGGACGCATCTTTTTCCAAGGAAAGTACTTCAGAACCGACATCGGATTCGATCTTATATAA